The Maridesulfovibrio salexigens DSM 2638 region GGATGCAGTAGCTTTTGGCAATGTCGTGCAAAAGCGCGGAAGCCTGAACAGTCGGGATATCGATGTCTACGCCGGATTCACTGGCAAGAGTGGACGTCTGAACCGCTACCTTTGCTACAAGCATGCTATGGGCTTTGATGTTTTCCAGCATGCTGTAATCATCCCACCATGCCATGCATTGCTCTGCGGAAGGGACAGGTAATAACGGGTCTATTTTTACCGGCGGTGGGGGAGTTAAAGAAGACTCCATTGGCGGGTATCCGGGGGTCGGTTTGTCCGGTGATTTTATCAAGTTGATTTTATTCATAGAAAATCGTCGTAACCATTTGTGGGCTGAAACTTCCCTTTGTTACCATTTTGCTCAGAAAAAGGCAAAGCCCCGAATATAGTAACTCCGGGGCTTTGCCTCAGACGCTTTAAATCGTCTGGCATAACAAAATATGAACCTATCTGTTCAATGAAAATCGTTTTGAAATTCCTGTTCTTTATTCAGGCACATCTTCCTGAAGCAACGGGTCGGAAAGAAGTTCCATTATTCTTGCCATGTTAAAATCATGGGCACCGTCAATAGCTCCTTCATGAGCGCTGGCTTCAACTGTCTGTTCCAAAAGCTGGTCAGGGTTATCCTGTGCCGCATTAAGACCGGACCTGATGTTGCTTGAAACTGAGTCCAGTTTCTGCTCGCGAGTGACAGTGGCAGGAGCAGCCTGACCGGGATGCTCGTTTCTGAGAGTGGGATTTGCTGATTTGTTAACAAAACTGATTTCCATTTTAGTTCCTCCTGATTTTATGCAAATCAGTAAAGCATGAAGTGTTCCTGTAGTAAAAAAAATGTTTGTTTTTAGTGTCTTATTTGTTTTTGTGTGGATAAATATTCCGCTTTTTCCTTTTGGGTGATGAAAAGAAATGTAAAGAATTTCCTCTTTTTGCTTAAGAAGGAATTAAGTTTGAAATAGAGAATCAGCCGGATTACATATCAGTGGAGGGGGAATTTGGACATTTTTGTGTGAAATATGCAAACTCGCACAATATTTTTCTTGAATTTTTCTTGCCAAGGTTTTAATTGGCACTTTGGGTGAGTGAGAAATTTTCCTCGAAATTGGATTTCGGGAAATTCACTATATCCTGTTGTTAAAGCGTAAGACGCTTTTACGATTAATTTTTAGGAGGTTTTACATGGCAATCGTTGAATTTCAGGGAAAAAGCTTTGACGTAGACGAAGATGGTTTCCTGCTTAAGTTCGAAGACTGGTGCCCTGAGTGGGTTGATTTCTGTAAAGAAAGCGAAGGCATCAAAGATCTGAACGAAGAGCACCAGAAAGTTATCGACTTCTTGCAGGACTACTACAAGAAGAACGGTATCGCACCCATGGTCCGCATCCTTTCCAAGGTTACCGGATTCAAACTCAAGCACATTTATGAGCTGTTCCCCTCCGGTCCCGGTAAGGGAGCTTGTAAAATGGCTGGTCTGCCCAAGCCTACCGGCTGCGTATAGTTTTATAAGTTAATCAGTTTGTGAATTGTGAAGCAGTCGCGGTGATTGCTTCACAGCGAGTCCAAAGTCAGAAAAACCCCGGGGATCGGCTCCGGGGTTTTTTTTGTTTAATTTTTGATGAATTTTTTAAAGTGTGTTTGCTGTGCCTGGGATAATTGCCTATGATGGTAATAGGGAGATCTTTAGGTGACGAATAAAGGGCATAGCGAAAAATATGAACTTTTCAAGGATGTGATGGAGCATCGGCTGCGACAGGATGATATCCGTCAGGTGCTGAATCAACTGTCCTTGGAAGATCGAGATTTTTTTGTCGAGACGCTGACAGGCACTTTCGACAAGTTAAACGCTGTTCTGGAAGTCACACATCAGGTGTCGGATATCCTGACCCTTGATATCCTGTTTACCCGCCTTGTGGAACTTACCACTGAGGCATTGCGTGCGGACAGGGGAACGATTTTTCTCAATGATCCTGAAACGGACGAATTGTTCTCGCGCGTAGCTATGGGTGAATTGACTCAGGAAATTCGCTTTCCCAACCACTTGGGTATAGCAGGCTCAGTTTTTACTTCTGGCGAGTCGATCATCATTGATGACGCCTACGCCGATTCCAGATTCAATCCGGAAGTAGATAAAAAAACCGGCTACCGCACCCGCAATATAATTACCGCACCCATAAGGGGGAAAGATGGCATTGCTGTGGGTGTGGTTCAATTGCTTAACAAGCAAGAAAAGAATTTTTCCGAGCATGACCTTTCTTTGCTGGAGGCTATGGCCGCCCAAGCTGCCTCCGCTCTGATCAACGCACACCTGTTCGAGCAGGTTACCCGTGCCCGTAAGGAAGAGACACAACTTCTGGAGGTCACTAAGGCCATTTCCAAGGAAATTCATCTCAAGCCACTTATAAATAGGATTATGTCCACCACATCCATGCTTTTGGAGGCTGACCGCAGCACTTTGTTTTTGAACGATGAAAAAACAAATGAATTATGGTCCATGGTCGCTCAGGGGATGGAGACAAAAGAAATTCGTTTCCCCAACCATCTTGGCATAGCCGGATCGGTTTTTACGTCCGGAAGCACGGTCAATATTCCTGATGCGTATTCGGATTCCCGGTTTAACCCCGATGTGGATAAGAAAACAGGGTACAGGACCAATACTATTCTGTGCATGCCGGTGAAGAATAAGTCCGGGAAGATTATCGGCGTGGTTCAGTCCTTGAACAAGAAGGGCGGTCCGTTCACTGTCGTTGATGAAAAAAGGCTTCATGCTTTTTCTGCTCAGGCTTCCATAGCTATCGAGAATGCAACACTTTTTGAAGAAGTCCTGACCATGAAAAATTATAACGAGTCCATGCTTGAATCAATGGCCAACGGCGTGGTCACGTTTAATGAGGACGGGATCGCCGAAAAGTGCAATTCGTCTGCGGAGCGTATTCTGGAAATTCGCGAAATGGATATCCTTGCCAAGAAAGCGGACGCGCTTTTTATGCATGAGAATGAGTGGATAGCCAGCGCTATTTATAAAACTGTGTCCGGAAATAAAACCGAGTTGGTCATGGATGCTGAGCTGGGCACCCAAGGCAAGATCAAATCCGTTAATTTATCGACCAAGCCTTTGGTAAATTCCAAGGGCGAAAACCTTGGAGTGCTGCTCGTTCTTGAGGATATTTCGAGCGAAAAACGGCTCAAGGGCACGCTGGCACGGTATATGACCAAGGAAGTAGCCGATCAACTCATGGACAATGAGGCCATGCTCGGCGGTCAGCTCAAGGAGGCCACGGTCTTTTTTTCCGATATCCGCAGTTTTACCACGTTATCCGAATCCTTGGGGGCGCAGGAAACAGTCTCCATGCTCAATGACTATTTTACCGATATGGTGGAAATTCTTTTCGAGCGAGGGGGGATTCTGGATAAATACATTGGCGACGCAATTATGGCAGTGTTTGGAACTCCCTTTGCGACTGATCGCGATGCTGATCACGCTGTTTTGTCGGCAATTGATATGATGCGTTCCCTGCGTGATTTCAATGAACGCCGCCTCACGGAGGGGCACGATCCTATCGATATCGGAATAGGTCTGAATACCGCTCCGGTGGTCGTAGGAAACATCGGCTCCCTTAAGCGTATGGACTACACCGTAATCGGTGACGGGGTAAACCTTGCGGCTCGGTTAGAGGGGGCTAACAAGATGTACGGTTCTCATATCCTGCTTAGTGAGTTCACAGTAGCTGCTCTCAAAGATGATTATCTTCTGCGGGAAGCTGACCTGATTCAGGTTAAAGGCAAAACAGAGCCAGTGGCCATTTATGAGGTGCTTGATCATGCCAAGGAAGAGCAGCACCCTCTCCTTCGGGAGGTGGTCCGTACCTTTGCCCATGCGCTGGAAGTCTATCGCAATCGGGAATTCGAGTCCGCTCGGATGCTCTTCAAGGAATGTTTAGCGCTTTTGCCCGGCGACAAGATGAGCGCAATGTACATAGATCGATGCGATCATTTCATCTCCGTCCCGCCAGCAGACGATTGGGATGGAGTATGGGTCATGAAGAGCAAGTAGGTAGCAATTTGAGTTCGTTTGATTATCGCGAAATCTTCCCAATCAACCGATCCATATCAATGTAATCCGAAAATTTATACCAAGGATCATCGAGCTTAACGGCCGCATCGATCTCGTCACTCACATCACCTTTCTGGAATTTTTTCATCATAAGAGCGTCATCGGCACGTTCGTCAAAGGCGGCAAAAAAATCTATTTGCGCTTGAGTCAATTGATCGTAATTTTGAGAATTGAAGATCTTGCCCGCAAGCTCTGCATCAACTTCCGCGGCATAGCCTATGGATATCTTCTGCTTAGAAGAAATAAGTTTGGTGCAGATTCGGATCGCAGTATAAACGGGCAAGGTTGCGAAGCCGCTTTTGCCCGAATTGGGCTGGACAAGGAAAGTGCGGCAGTAATAGCGGTCTCCGGCTATTTCCCGTGTGTAAACACCTGTGTTCGGCAATTTTGCCCCCGGAACTTTTTTAGGACGTAACTCCCAGTCCTGCCTTACGTTGACAAGTTCTACCCATGCCCCCTGTGCTCCGTCCCGGCCAGAGTAGTAATAGCTGTGAACAGTTACGGCGTTCTTGCTTGTCTTATATTCTCCCCAATACTCCAACCCATTAAATTCAATGGTCAGGGATGGTGACTTGGTGGAATAGAAACCATACTTACCGGGAATTTTCCGGGCTGCGGTACAGCTTGCAAGGATCAGTGTTGCCAGCAGTAAAAGCAGTGCGAGAATTATTTTCATGGTTCTGTTCCGGCTCCGGTTTCAGGTTGCGTTCTATATACTGTTCAAGTCTTCCAAGATGGTTTTGGCTGTGCGCGCGGCTACACCCGGTTCGCCGATCATCTCGCGTAATTCTTTTAAATCATCCCTTACTTTTTGAGCAGATTCAGGATCGCTTACCCACTGGTGTATTTGCTTGTAGAAATTGTCAGCAGTGGCATTTTCCAGCAGGTATTCCGGCAGGATGAGTTTGTCCGGGATTATGTTTGCGAGGCTGGCGTATTTAATATTGAGTATCTTTTTAGCTAGATAGCCGCTCAGTGCAGACATCTTGTAGGCTACCAGAGTCGGTGTACCGATGAGAGCACATTCCAGAGTGGCTGTGCCGGAAGCAGCCATGATCGCATTGGCGTTGCGCATCAGGCGGTATCTGTTTTCCGGCTGATTGATGGTTACCGGAATATGGTCGGGCCAGAAGTGACGTAGTTTCTCTTCTTTGACCCCCGGCGCGCGGGCAATGGAAAATTTCAGCTCCGGGAAATCCTTGGAGAGACGTTCCGCTGCTTGGGCGAACTCCGGGAGCAGGGAGGAAATTTCCTTGCTGCGACTGCCTGGAAGAATGCCGATCAGATTCGGGTCCGGATCAATTGCGTCCAGCTCATTAAGGGGCATGAGGTCCAGGAGGGGGTGGCCTACATACTGGGCATCAACCCCGCGGTCTTTGAAAAATTGTTGCTCGAAGGGCAGGATACACAAAATTTTGCGTACAT contains the following coding sequences:
- a CDS encoding adenylate/guanylate cyclase domain-containing protein, whose amino-acid sequence is MTNKGHSEKYELFKDVMEHRLRQDDIRQVLNQLSLEDRDFFVETLTGTFDKLNAVLEVTHQVSDILTLDILFTRLVELTTEALRADRGTIFLNDPETDELFSRVAMGELTQEIRFPNHLGIAGSVFTSGESIIIDDAYADSRFNPEVDKKTGYRTRNIITAPIRGKDGIAVGVVQLLNKQEKNFSEHDLSLLEAMAAQAASALINAHLFEQVTRARKEETQLLEVTKAISKEIHLKPLINRIMSTTSMLLEADRSTLFLNDEKTNELWSMVAQGMETKEIRFPNHLGIAGSVFTSGSTVNIPDAYSDSRFNPDVDKKTGYRTNTILCMPVKNKSGKIIGVVQSLNKKGGPFTVVDEKRLHAFSAQASIAIENATLFEEVLTMKNYNESMLESMANGVVTFNEDGIAEKCNSSAERILEIREMDILAKKADALFMHENEWIASAIYKTVSGNKTELVMDAELGTQGKIKSVNLSTKPLVNSKGENLGVLLVLEDISSEKRLKGTLARYMTKEVADQLMDNEAMLGGQLKEATVFFSDIRSFTTLSESLGAQETVSMLNDYFTDMVEILFERGGILDKYIGDAIMAVFGTPFATDRDADHAVLSAIDMMRSLRDFNERRLTEGHDPIDIGIGLNTAPVVVGNIGSLKRMDYTVIGDGVNLAARLEGANKMYGSHILLSEFTVAALKDDYLLREADLIQVKGKTEPVAIYEVLDHAKEEQHPLLREVVRTFAHALEVYRNREFESARMLFKECLALLPGDKMSAMYIDRCDHFISVPPADDWDGVWVMKSK
- a CDS encoding TusE/DsrC/DsvC family sulfur relay protein; its protein translation is MAIVEFQGKSFDVDEDGFLLKFEDWCPEWVDFCKESEGIKDLNEEHQKVIDFLQDYYKKNGIAPMVRILSKVTGFKLKHIYELFPSGPGKGACKMAGLPKPTGCV
- the lpxB gene encoding lipid-A-disaccharide synthase, with the protein product MTIKNNSIWINAGEASGDMHGARLAKELMERDPGLKVMGMGGSAMEKAGCDIRYPMQLISLVGLTEVLPKLPRLLRLFGQIGDILKAERPKAIILIDCPDFNFRLVKIARKLDIPVYYYITPQIWAWRQGRAKFLQKHVRKILCILPFEQQFFKDRGVDAQYVGHPLLDLMPLNELDAIDPDPNLIGILPGSRSKEISSLLPEFAQAAERLSKDFPELKFSIARAPGVKEEKLRHFWPDHIPVTINQPENRYRLMRNANAIMAASGTATLECALIGTPTLVAYKMSALSGYLAKKILNIKYASLANIIPDKLILPEYLLENATADNFYKQIHQWVSDPESAQKVRDDLKELREMIGEPGVAARTAKTILEDLNSI